The DNA segment gcaAGAACCTTctttccaagtttggtaaaaatccaggatagtttatgaatctaataaatgttttaaaaactttaactgcagactatgtaatgttaactggaagaaaatgttcatgtatAAGTAAGATatagatacacaggtacaaaatattaataaacaaaatttccttctaggtactaacttttgatcataaacaagcttctgtccaagtttcgtactaattagaaaaaaacataagaaagtcattattttttaaaaatttaatcacAGAGTAAATGTGTTGCTTCCTGGCAGAAAAtgtaagtccatttaaaagtaaaaaacggaaaaaatggattattttttttaacaaagcttacttctggatactatccaAACATGCTGTTAATAACAGCATTTCAATAACGAGAACAAGTTAAAGCAAGACCATAACTTTTAACTGCCTCTTGTTTGGACTCAATTGTGAACATTGATTTAATCAAAAAGTATTGTCAAAAATATGCATGGGAAGCTATTAAGGGCGTATATAAAGAGAAGAAAAAGAACCCTATCTACATATGACACATTTGCACATATGATGCAGATTCAAAGGAAGGCTCAAGCCAGTGTAATGTGTAGTTCATGTTTGGAGTGGCGGTAAAATTGGTTTTGTAACAATTGCAAATGTTAAATCAtgtgtcattttgaaattcgtagcaaatataaaaaagaagatgtggtatgattgccaatgagacaactacccacaaaagaccaaaatgacacaaacattaacaaatataggtcaccgtacggacttcaacaatgagcaaagtccatacagcatagtcagctataataggcccagataagacaattaatgtaaaacaattcaaacgagaaaactaattaacttatttatgtaaaaaaaaagaacgaaaaacaaatgtaacacataaacaaacgacaaccactgaaaaacAGTTCCTgactttaatattgtcttttttatgaTGTACGTAGTTTTACAAATCACTATTTTCATTGCATGGCAGGATATTTTACACAGATTTGGACAtcaacttttttataaatattttagaaaagatatatttagtaaatttaaaatgtacatataaatgtgttttcatacttttaattgatattataaagttataaattatttacatcttcaatattttattttttattgttctatatttttaatgcttgatattgtgataaaattgttttaaattataattaagaAGCTTTTTATTCTCTATTAATCACATCAATGAACAGTTTTAATCAGTGCCGGCTAAATAGCgaatttgctattttgccggtgccggtcaaatagcaaatttgctatttagccggtgccggtcaaatagccactgcctaGAAATTTATGCcatttagaattaaaataaaaaaatagcctgttataaaaaaaatataaactgtttCTTGTCAAACCCTACCATCATTGACCATAGGCATTACTCAGGTCTTTGGCTACAACTTTTGTAGCTGACCATTTTATGAGGTATCAAGTTTGTTCGCGCCCAAtacactttcgcaccctacacatTCACACCCAAAGTCTGTCCACACTCTACACTTTCTCGcctaattttaattcaaattccagttgaataatttgaaaatcatgattgttgttataaattgctttggtgtaCAAGTAAAACAttcaagattttaaatgaaacacactaaagataattgttttaaacaGCTTGGTCCCTTAGATctgaaactataaaatatagcaatacactattataaccaaaacatgataaaatttattcaacacacacaaaaaaaaaacatagtcagaatctcactttattttgaaacaagttgatgaaacaaagttatagtaatacactaaccaaaacatgattaagagttattcaacactAAATCAAATGTTGACAGAATctcactttatttagaaagaatttttatttttaacaatagactatccaaaacatgattaacgatttattcaacacaaaaaaaaatgctttaggCTACTGTAAGAGccaaattgatttaaattttaccgTGATTGTTCAAAATATCCTTATCGTCAGAGGTTTCAGATATTATCTTTGGACTTTActgttatttttggaaaattatttgatttatttatcgTCTATAAGGAAGTGCACATTTTATTGTCATGCATTTAGCAAGAATCTTTAAcattatttgtcctttttacaGCATTACAGATCAGGGAATAACCACAAGTTGTCGTCTATTTTCTTGTCGGGTCATAGCTAATAAAGATACCATATGAAATGGACATGTGTTCAAAACGTACTCGCTAATAATTTCTgatattatcaataaaatgtcattCAAGCTACTAGCTTTTATAGTTTTGCCAGTGTATCAAAATTGTATTCTTTCActacaaatttgttaaaattgcaTTCATTTCATTACAGAATGATACAGAATGCAAACAGGGTGATACAAAAAATGGTGCAGATTCATTCCCTAATTAACAAACCATTATAAAACacttcaaatcaaataaatcaaagttaaaaaaatggtctttttatatgaaaaaatgtatctacattttgataaaacttgtatttatttagatttgaattattttgttaatttattgagCAGTTCAGAGTTTTTCAGTTAGATGTCTACCAATTTCCATAAATCTCACGAATTTTGGGGGAATTctagattttattaattttatactgaaaatataggcttttcagtatattttttttccggGTAGGCTgcttaaatacaaaatgtaggtAACAGcaatcaatttcaattttaaatcttAGCTTAAACTGTTGTGTGCACAGTCATCTGTACAATTAACACACTTaacattgattatttttttcaggttttttttattcatgtcttAAAACAGTTTATCATGGCAGAGATGGAATTGTTAAACTGGAAACTGTGTTATATATAActgaattaattttaatttgaaaatgattgcATGAGTGATGTAAGTATAATATATTGAATTGTCTCCCAATTTtaatacatcatacatgtaccattaCTAAAAATAGTTCACACTGGACAGTTTTCACTTACAAAGATTATCAAATTTACAGTCAAGTTTgtgttattcaatttttataataaaacccTTATGATAGGGTCAGCAGAAAACTAATACATCTCAGTGTACAATGATTTATTTCCATAAAATGGACTCACAAGATGACAAGGTGAAGGAGCATAATataatatcattataatattattcttttacaaatataataaacaatacagTATACATAGttacaaacacaaataagaaacaacagttttcatatattagtatatataaaatatatatatatatatatgagtataTATAAAACCTTCGTCTCAGACACACCtctagaaaacaaaaaagaaaactgtgAGTAGGCTTAATATATCAAGCTGAACTGATAGAAGGAAAAACATgcttacatgtatttaaattattaatgaaaaatcTACTTTCAAAACAATTAACCTGCATCATTGCAACAGTTAAATGTTTACATCTGTGTCAGATACTATTTACACTAACAATAGATATTGAGTCCATATAtgattcttttttgtacatgtagttaattgaatttgtactgtaaatttagaatgGGAATAAAGGTGCATTTGATACTGAATGTCAAGGCAAAATGAACAAGAACATTCCTCAAAAAAAGATCTTGTGCTTCTTGTTCTAATACTTGTCAATTATGGTAAAGTTTTGATgtgactgtatatatatatttttcatttaaggaCTTGATGCAGACAAATAGtgtaattattatgtttcaCACACATTCTGGTGTGGCTAGAGCTCATAACACCAGGTCTGGACTACACACATTTTTTGGTCTtgtacaacatagaaaacagaCATTACGCCGAGCCATCATTCTCTGTATTGTGGCGGCTGTATTTATTTTGGTTGGCAGTATACTAACCTGGCTTGGTAAGTATGTCTCCATGTAGTTACAAGAAACATTGGTGCAATGATATCTATTTGGGTCTCTCCTAGAGTGTGGGAGTTTGTGGGTTCGAACCCCAGCAGAgtcaaaccaaagactttaaaattggtatttgctgcTTCTCTGCTAAACACACAACATTAAGGAGTAAGAGCAAAGACTTGTTGTCTCAGATTAAGACAAATGTGTCTTGTTAAGGAGATTAATTACTTTGTCAACTGGCATGTTAGAAAATTCAGCTCAGCATGTGAATCTAGTACAAAGCAGGGTTAATATTCAAATTTCTCATCCTTTATATGCATATTAATTTGCTGCTGGACGTTAAGTAGACATTCATCTTCATCATCTGTCTATGTctctatggattttttttagaactttATCTTTTCTCAATGATGTTGGTGACTCAATATCTACTTTTATgcatgcatttctttttttacatgtacatgtgtacatGAAAACACATGTATGGATTTGTATAGTGTACATGTACCATGCATGTTTGAATCAGCAACACAACAACACAACATTTCCCAAAAACAATgatagtaaatatatatatgctattCAGCTAATGTAcagttacatgtaattacataaACAATTAAGTGGAcacaattgtttaaaatttattcagacTGAATGTTATCAGAATTTGAAATGATCATGCAAAAGGACATCTTATCTTAATCCTCATGTTTGAAGTTATCTGATTCTAGTATGTATAAAAGAAACCAAATTTACATAATATGGTATAAGTTAAGAATATCATGTGTCTGACTGTGTTTCACTTTTCAAACATTACTTTTAAGTTGCATGAAGAGGAAGCAAATCACATGGTTTTCTAAATGCATCAGTAAAGAAGTTTTCCAGTACTTAATTATACTGTTATACAGAATTTACCAATATATGATTTTTTGGTTTCAGCCTTCAGGGATATATTTGGCAACAGAGTAACAGGACCAGTTTTTCTAGGTTTAGCCTTTATATTAATACTCCTTGCTATCCAGAGATTTGTACAAGCCAAGAAACATATAGCACAAAGTAGAAATGAACAACAGGTGAGGAATTCAACAAATAACAGTCtcttatttgaacttggaattatttttaattatggaatttgcatgatttcttgaatttaaaatttataataaatttcatgtttatttcgTATTATAATCTTTTGAGTGGTTAATAACTctttccatacaatgtattttggttagatagtgttgtgcgcggcacagtacattctattgaaagtatacttttttttttgtaatagaaagtgttgtgcgcagcacagaacatttcagtacagaatatcatggaatttattaaaaaaaaaaattaaaacaagaaatcaagcaaattccataattaaaaataattccaagttcaaataatagcctgttaaatatagatttttacagtattttaaaTGAGCTACTAAATGCACACTTTTCATGTTTATGAAATGGTGCTACAataaatgatttgatatttgaaattaaagtttacaAGTGTGATTTTATTTGCACAATGAACTAATTTGAAGATATGAAAAGACAATCACAGTGACTGTAAAAGGCAGGGTTCGTGGACTGTATGTATTTGATGGCCCTAGAAAGTCAGAAACTGCAAAATTGTTCAGATTACACTGTTACATAAAATCTTGTTATTTGACAATAAAACCATTTTAAATTTCCTTTCCCAGTCATTGGCATCTCTATTATTTTTCACCAGAAAGCAATTTGACTAGCACTCTTTGTGTTTAATTACATAAAAGCCATAATTTGTTAATTCATTATGTATGACCTAGTTGTTGAAATAACTTACCTAGATATTTGCATCAATCATCTTGGTTTCAAAAAAAGTCTTATCAGAAAAGaggtttattttgataaattttgaaataccagATCAGAAATGATTTTGCACTTTGATGACATGCTATTCAACATGAGTACTGAGTAACTTACTTGATTGTCGTCATGATCAGATTGTTTATTATTGCAAGCTTTATTTCTCTAAAGCAGCACTtttgtttaagaaaataaagatatataatatacattgtgTATGATTACAAgctatatatttgtaaatgttaattattaCAGAATTTTAATTCTCAGACAGTAGGGGTTGTTTTAGAAGAAGACAATGGAGAAGGTGGTGCTATTACAGTTATAATGGATAGTTTACAATTCAGAAATGCTTGGAGGTaagtatagaaaaaaaagtcacTACATGCTGATAAcgaagggagataatttaaagcataaaaagGTTACAAGAGCAcacttatttatttacatttaatggttatttttttttttaacccaagATGGTATTCAGAACCAAATAGCTAAGGGTACATCATTGATATAATACTGTTGGATATCATTAATCctcacatatttaaaaaaaaatcatgatttcagagaattgaataattttgacgttttttagctcacctggcccaaagggccaagtgagcttttctcatcacttggcgtccgtcgtccgtcgtcgtcgtcctgcgtccggcgttaacttttacaaaaatcttctcctctgaaactactgggccaaatttaaccaaacttggccacaatcatcattggggtatctagttcagaaattgtgtccggtgaccccgccaaccaaccaagatggttgccatggctaaaaatagaacataggggtcaaatgcagtttttggcttataactcaaaaaccaaagcatttagagcaaatctgacgtgggataaaattgtttatcaggttaagatctatctgccctgaaattttcagatgaatctgacattccgttgttaggttgctgcccctgaattggtaattttaaggaaattttgttgtttttggttattatcttgaatattattttagatagagataaactgtaaacagcaataatgttcagcaaagtaagatctacaaataagtcaacatgaccaaaatggtcagttgaccactttagaagttattgccctttatagccaatttttaaccatttttcgtaaatcttagtaatcttttagtaaaaatcttctcctctgaaactactgggccaaattaattgaaacttggccacaatcatcattggggtatctagtttgaaaattgtgtccgatgaaaattgtgtccgataaccaaccaagatggccgccacatctaaaaatagaacataggggtaaaatgcagtttttggcttataactcaaaaaccaaagcattaagagtaaatctgacacgacgtaaaattgttgatcaggtcaagatctatctgccttagAATTTAcagatgaattggatcatcggttgttaggctgctgcccctgaattggtaattttgaggaaattttgctgttttttttgttattatcttgaatattattatagatagtgataaactgtaaacagcaataatgtacagcaaagtaagaactaaaaataagtcaacataaccaaaatagtcaattgaccccctaaggagttattgcccttcattgtaaatttttaataattttcacaaaatttgtagattttcaccaatattttccacagaaattactgttatagatagagataattgtaagcagcaaaaatgtttagtaaagtaagatctacaaacacatcaccatcaccaaaacacaattttgtcatgaatctatctgtgtacaatgtttaatattaacatagaccaaggtgagcgacacaggctctttagagcctctagtttaaaattCCCTTCAAACAAAGTATCTGGTGTATATGGGAAATACCCTGGGCATTCAACTGTATGTCTGTGTGCCTTGTAAGCTCATCTCCTCCTTAATGGCTAAATGAATATTGATGAAACTCCACACTGATGTTGAACAGTACATGAGAATGTGCATACAGGAATATACCCTATTCCTACAtgttaaagggagataatccaaatttattcaatattgCAATATGTGATAACAGTCCCAAGTAAGCACAGCTCCTCTTATTCAGATATATGATTACTGATGAAACATTTTATAGTTCAAGAACACTTTAGGAAGAACTTAAAGGAACATAATCACTGACCCacattttaaggggagataatctaatTGTCCTACTTCAATAAAGGCAATATTTGATAATGGTCTCTTGTAAGTCATTAAGTAATCTGTTGTATTTTTCCACACTCTATAAGTCAAGTATATATGCAGCATGATGTAACTAGAGTTTGACTGTATATTAACAATAGGGACCCAGACCAAGAAGAGAGTGTGCCTCCCCCATCTTATACAGAAGCTACAGATACCAGTTGTATAGAGCCCCCTGTAGTGGTACCAGTTGTAAGTCCTGATGAAAATGAGGCTCCACCAAGTTATGAAGAGGCAATAGAAGATTCACAACATTCCATCAGTGATGTAGAAATGTCGGAAAGGCAACCAGGAtgattatgatttaaaaataaaagccTGAGTGATTGGAAAAGtcaaatacaatatgttatatGATGTGTTGCAACTGATAATTTGTTCAGTGTTTATTGTAATGTAAAGTGAGTTAATcacaaataatgtaaaataacaatgaaaaatccGACTAGTGGatatgttaatttaaaaagtCACCAATAGAAAACATTatctttgggtttttttttatactctgACATTCAAGGTAAATTGTTTATTCCCTAATAAAAGTTGTAATCTATAGAGAAACatgaacatttttgaaattgactATAGTTTTCCAGCATAAAGTTATTTGACTTTGTCAATCACTTacaggatatatatttttatgcacaccaatttttgttatgttgttgATGTATATGAATGATGTGTCATCATGAGTTCTGTCAGCAACTCATTTACAAGTATTACAAGCAACatatcaaaaatagaaatagTAACTTATGTAACTTGTGTAACTtgtgtaaattataaatatgaattaattgtcaaatctattttaattgttgtcaaaagaaatgttttatatatttttttaagtgtttaatTGAAGTAGTATTCATTAAGACAATGTGTAGTGTATTCTCTTATTGATACAGTCTCATCACAAATCGTATCTTTTACTTTGTCTCTGTTAGATTTGTTTATACCTATGATTAAGATACTACATGTAGCAAAAACATACATAACTGATTGCTTCACTATACTATGGAATATGATAATtctcaactgatttttttttaattattgtgttttgaaatctaaaaatattGGGTCAATAATTGAGACTACTGATCTGTTTctcttttaacttttagttGTTGTATAGTCAAATATTGTgatttttcagaatatttaccaaaaaaatgttgttagtTTGTAATGCCAGCCAAAAAATGGTCTTCTATACTATCACTATGTCACAAGCTTgtccaaattgatttttaacCATAAAGATCACTGAAAAGCAAACCAGCAGGTTGTAAGAAATTAAAACCTTATAAgatttgtataaattattaaatgatttgaaaagTACAAATCTAACAACGCCCTTCTAAGCCAAAGAGTAAAAAGCCTTTTTGATAACTGTTGAACACATTGATTATGAATTATAAACTGTTTATAAGTTTTTATTGTCCTGTAATTTTAaagattgaatattttgtattcactTACAGTCAGataatgttaacattttacTATTGCCTGTATTGGTTTTTCTAGAAAGAAgtcttcaaaatataaaaacaaaattgcagtACCCTACTGGCACCCTACAATTTTTCTTAGATCTTTCACTAAGTACAATTATTATtggtatagaacaaattttaaagtGCCTCTCAttacttttcttttattaattttgtaatgaaaGAGTAAAAAGGTTTGATAAATTTACAGTGGTATgtgcaatatttaaaaaaaaaagcaaatttaattatattaatcTGTCTTGTCTGTCCATGTGTCTTGTAAGGAAAACTCCAACAAAATGGCTTGACAGATATTGATGAAACCTTACATATAAAGAATTGGATCCTGGTCTTGCAAGTTTTCAGAggagaaaacaaatcaaactaacctcaataaataaacagtttaGGGGCTGGTGCATTCCTCAGTGTTTTCACTAGCAGTTATAGTTTTCAACATTATAAAGCATTATttgtgataaattgtttataaatgatattgataATAGTATATGTTTGTGTATGGTGCATTGGAACATAGGTTGTATGGCAACAATGAATTATGATTAAAAGTGAAAAGAGATATTTGATACTTATCAAAGAGACTTATGCCAAAGTGTATTTGgaatataatgataaataaaggtGCATTTTGAGTTGACCATATTATCTTTTGATATCTCAATCATCCTCTCCAGTCAGCATACACAGTCCTTCCATCTGTTATAGCACAATTCTTTGAAGTTGTGCATAAAGGGGAATAATTCTAGTCAGACTGCTTCAGGGGGAGAtaatttggctttaatattAGAGAAATTGGAACAAGAAATATCATCTTTAATGCTCTTTCATAGGGCCTCTAGTTTCATCAACCCATGTAAagcataaaatatttaaagaacagatttatcattaatataatattttgaaatagatCATTGTtaattgtagattttttttgttagaatAGATTATGAAGATAGTTTTTTGGTGTAATATTTGTCAGactttatactttttaaaaatatatattatatagatataggaagatgtttgCTTTACTATATAATAGAccttttcttcattttattttcaggaAAATGTATTTTCCTCAAggttgttttaaaatacattatcCCTTGTTAGCATGAAAATGTCTATTGATCTGTATAACAAATGAAGAGGAAGATCTAAATTGACGataatttgaatattacaaGCATTTTGTTTGTGCAAAGAAATTATGTTTGTGCAAAGAAATGGTATAACCTATTATTTACCTGGATATTTCCTGTGAGAATAACCTGAATTTTacgttgttttctttttataggaAAATGAGATATCTCGTTAGTTGTTATCtaacataattgtttttctttattgttttgataaaaataagaagatgtggcatgagtgtcAATGAAACAATTCTATATATTGAGCAtgtattggcaatcatactatgTCTTATTTCTTatggataaatatatataagagaAGTCTTTATTCtattatattacataaaaaagcactgcctttatgtaaaaaaagttttaaatagaaTATAGTGAATATCATGGATATAGAAACATCTAAAGTATACAGTGATGAATAAAACCCAGAATACATTTTGGAAATcacaatattgttttcaaaaaacTTTTGATTGATCCAAGCAAACGTAGTTACTTTTCAACAGGTTAATTTTGTGCAAACATAATTTGTTTAATGGTGCaaatgtatgacaaatttgTCGAAACACAATAATCGGCAAATACCTTTATAAATTTGGAGGCCAATTGAATCtcattttaaataagtttacgtttactttacattttttatttttatttttttctcaaataagtGCAATAGaactaatatttatatttttgtcttgtatttacatgttttgttagtttttatttacatattgaaTGTTGtgcattaaatattttgtatattgttatatctatatatatgcGTGTGTCAACAGGTATTGATCAAGAATATTTGAGCTCATGTTTCAAAATCATGTCATAATTTTTGAAAGTCACCAAGATAATTTTTGTTGTGAGTAAGTGACTGTAATGTTTGTATGATGCTCAACATGCTGAGGAAGCAAGCAtgatttttgtccatggatatgatatttaattttaaaactttgttgAATGAATCATATATTTATAGGAAAATGAATCATATTAACCATAGCTTCAAAGAATTACATCATAATGATGCATTAATATTCAGGCATTTTCGACTAGATTAGCCAACTGCATTGCTTTTGCACTTagaatttttaatttgactttaaaTGAAAACCATCTTACTTGTCGCCGTCACTTGATGGCTGATTTCAACAGATTTTTTGGACATTGTATCATTGTATGATTATATGTGTATCATTATCACTTTggcattttacttttattttgattgatCATTTAATACATAAAAACTAAAGAACTTTGACTGTTAGCAATGGCAGATTCTGACTAGTTGGGTCTGTACTAGAAAATAAAACGTTTTTAAAGTACTTGAGTCAGAatcttaacaaaaaaacatcaagcAATACAGGTTAAAGTATTTAATAACTGgaattcttttgaaataatttgtaaGCAAATTAGTGACTTATGCTTTCActtgcaaaacaaaaataaatatgttgagAACATGTTATGCACTTATGTCTTTTCAGAAAATTCATTGGAATTTAATTTAAACTCGTTTCAAATGTTCACTTGTAGTTGGAATTGTATGgattataataaatttgtctgaaattaatgaattttgaataacaGGGGAAAAGTGTTAGTCAAAATAGTtgcatgtttgaaaaatttaatagaCAGAGTTTGGTCTTGGAGAAAAGGAGGAGTAAGATGGGAGTTGGGGAGGGGTGGGTAGGAATAGTGAGAACCTGTTCTCTCCCTTTTTACAGGACTCTTTGCAATCTTTACAGGACTATTTCATATTGGTTAGTCAATGATaagtttatatatgtatatttgttaaTCTCAGTTTTCTagttgattttgaatattattgttttatataaataaagtgcAATGTACTTAAAGTCagatttatacatgtttaagtTACAGTGCAGTTTATTGTTTACAAGTT comes from the Mytilus trossulus isolate FHL-02 chromosome 3, PNRI_Mtr1.1.1.hap1, whole genome shotgun sequence genome and includes:
- the LOC134711711 gene encoding uncharacterized protein LOC134711711 isoform X2, yielding MSDDLMQTNSVIIMFHTHSGVARAHNTRSGLHTFFGLVQHRKQTLRRAIILCIVAAVFILVGSILTWLAFRDIFGNRVTGPVFLGLAFILILLAIQRFVQAKKHIAQSRNEQQTVGVVLEEDNGEGGAITVIMDSLQFRNAWRDPDQEESVPPPSYTEATDTSCIEPPVVVPVVSPDENEAPPSYEEAIEDSQHSISDVEMSERQPG
- the LOC134711711 gene encoding uncharacterized protein LOC134711711 isoform X1, coding for MSDDLMQTNSVIIMFHTHSGVARAHNTRSGLHTFFGLVQHRKQTLRRAIILCIVAAVFILVGSILTWLAFRDIFGNRVTGPVFLGLAFILILLAIQRFVQAKKHIAQSRNEQQNFNSQTVGVVLEEDNGEGGAITVIMDSLQFRNAWRDPDQEESVPPPSYTEATDTSCIEPPVVVPVVSPDENEAPPSYEEAIEDSQHSISDVEMSERQPG